A genomic window from Prochlorococcus sp. RS04 includes:
- the pepN gene encoding aminopeptidase N, which translates to MNNPKNQNNISRYVKLEDYKVFDYEIPEIFLDFVIKKNAVNVTTKLKLVKKNKNTGNLILDGTDILIKKIFIDDLLLGKEYYKQQKNNLKIENINKDNFLLKIEGIIKPKENTSLLGMYESNGIITTQCEAEGFRRISFHSDRPDILSKYTVRIEADKNDYPVLLSNGNVVKENNLANNRHEIIWEDPYPKPSYLFALVAGKLNCVKDNFITKSNKKVKINIYVEYGDEKYVQHAISSLQKSMKWDEDKYNLEYDLSLFNIVAVRHFNMGAMENKSLNIFNSKLILANSETTTDEELERIEGVIAHEYFHNWTGNRVTCRDWFQLSLKEGLTVFRDQQFTADVHNCEIKRLDDAKFLRRSQFREDSGPTSHPVMPERYQEIDNFYTTTIYEKGAEIIRMLNKLVKDENFYRGFSNYISTYDGKAATIDQFVDKILEHNKEIDPEKFKIWYKQNGTPKIKFKRIWDQTGEKLTIEASQSNPIKKNPYNDLPLIIPINLAIYCGDNITIEKTVVLKTKKQEFIFRNLRSHIQIPLVTYFREFSSPVEWESDTTLDEKFLILEYEKDFFTLTNTVKVFYKKIILCRLDEKPDHKIENKLISTLITFIKNKDINLSLLSELLSIPTFAEIESEIENIDPLKIYKTIDELNHLFGTKLKEELHCKLQEIEKNLDKVWPEGKNERKLIETIWKLLLSSDDREIKGTIINYVDSNSMTLAKAAMNSFSRINCPERKIISNIFFNKWKNNSVVLDSWFSFNASIEIDEKTSIIEKLFENKFFDSKSPNTLRAILNTFVTRNSTFHAINGSGYKYIAKKIIEFDKLNPIVISRFIKVFSRYNYYSEPYKSNMIETIKEIKKNKLSKNTKEVLDAIIE; encoded by the coding sequence ATGAACAATCCAAAAAACCAAAATAATATTTCAAGATATGTAAAACTTGAAGATTACAAAGTTTTTGATTATGAAATTCCAGAAATCTTTTTGGACTTCGTAATTAAGAAAAATGCTGTAAATGTTACGACCAAACTAAAATTGGTTAAAAAAAATAAGAATACCGGAAATCTAATTCTTGATGGTACAGATATATTAATAAAAAAAATATTTATAGATGACTTACTACTGGGAAAGGAATACTACAAACAGCAAAAAAATAATTTAAAAATTGAAAATATAAACAAAGATAATTTTTTATTAAAAATAGAAGGCATAATTAAACCTAAGGAAAATACATCTCTTTTAGGAATGTATGAGAGCAATGGGATTATAACTACGCAATGTGAGGCGGAGGGATTTAGAAGGATAAGTTTTCACTCTGATAGGCCTGATATTCTAAGCAAATACACCGTGAGAATTGAGGCAGACAAAAATGATTACCCTGTCTTACTTTCAAATGGTAACGTCGTAAAAGAAAATAATCTTGCAAATAATCGACATGAAATAATTTGGGAAGACCCATATCCGAAACCCTCATATCTATTTGCATTGGTAGCAGGAAAACTTAATTGTGTAAAAGACAATTTCATAACAAAATCGAATAAAAAAGTAAAAATAAATATTTATGTTGAATATGGCGATGAAAAATATGTTCAACATGCAATAAGTTCATTACAGAAATCTATGAAGTGGGACGAGGATAAATATAACCTTGAATACGATTTGTCATTATTCAATATTGTTGCAGTCAGGCACTTTAATATGGGAGCAATGGAAAATAAAAGTCTCAATATTTTCAACTCAAAACTAATACTCGCTAATTCTGAAACAACAACTGATGAAGAATTAGAAAGAATTGAGGGCGTGATCGCCCATGAATACTTCCATAATTGGACGGGGAATAGAGTGACTTGTAGGGATTGGTTTCAACTATCTCTAAAAGAGGGCTTAACAGTATTCAGAGATCAACAATTCACTGCAGATGTTCATAATTGCGAAATCAAGAGACTTGATGATGCGAAATTTCTTAGGAGAAGTCAATTTAGAGAGGATTCTGGTCCAACATCACATCCTGTAATGCCAGAGAGATACCAAGAAATAGACAATTTCTATACGACCACGATTTACGAGAAAGGTGCAGAAATAATTAGAATGCTTAATAAGCTTGTAAAAGATGAAAATTTCTATAGGGGATTTAGTAATTACATCTCAACATATGATGGAAAGGCAGCAACAATAGACCAATTTGTCGATAAAATTTTAGAGCACAATAAGGAAATTGATCCTGAAAAGTTTAAAATCTGGTACAAGCAAAATGGAACTCCAAAAATTAAATTCAAGAGAATCTGGGATCAAACAGGAGAAAAACTTACAATTGAAGCCTCACAAAGTAATCCAATAAAGAAGAACCCATATAATGATTTACCACTAATAATTCCTATAAATCTGGCTATATATTGCGGTGATAATATAACGATAGAAAAAACAGTTGTTTTAAAAACAAAAAAACAAGAATTCATTTTTAGAAATTTAAGATCTCACATCCAAATTCCTTTAGTAACTTATTTTCGCGAATTCTCTTCACCTGTTGAGTGGGAATCAGACACTACCTTGGATGAAAAATTTTTAATCTTAGAATATGAAAAAGATTTTTTTACACTAACTAATACTGTAAAAGTATTTTATAAAAAAATTATTTTATGCAGATTAGATGAAAAACCAGATCATAAAATTGAAAATAAATTAATAAGCACCTTAATAACATTTATAAAAAATAAAGATATTAATTTATCCCTTTTATCAGAATTACTAAGTATTCCGACATTTGCTGAAATTGAATCGGAGATAGAAAATATAGACCCTTTAAAGATATATAAAACTATTGACGAATTAAATCATTTATTCGGTACCAAATTAAAAGAAGAATTACATTGTAAGCTCCAAGAAATAGAGAAAAATCTAGATAAAGTTTGGCCAGAAGGTAAAAATGAAAGAAAACTAATCGAAACTATTTGGAAACTACTCTTAAGCAGTGATGATAGGGAAATTAAAGGCACAATAATTAATTATGTCGATAGTAATTCTATGACGCTAGCAAAAGCTGCAATGAATTCTTTCAGTAGAATTAATTGTCCTGAAAGAAAAATTATTTCAAATATATTCTTCAATAAATGGAAAAATAATAGTGTCGTTTTGGATAGTTGGTTCTCATTTAATGCATCTATAGAAATTGATGAAAAAACAAGCATTATTGAAAAATTATTTGAAAATAAGTTTTTTGATTCAAAATCGCCAAACACTTTAAGAGCTATATTAAATACATTCGTAACAAGAAATAGTACTTTTCATGCGATTAATGGTTCTGGTTATAAATATATTGCAAAAAAGATAATTGAATTTGATAAATTAAATCCAATAGTAATTTCCCGTTTTATAAAAGTATTTAGTAGATATAATTATTATTCAGAACCTTACAAAAGTAATATGATAGAAACAATAAAGGAGATTAAAAAAAATAAACTATCAAAAAATACAAAAGAAGTTTTAGATGCAATAATAGAGTGA
- a CDS encoding peptidase E, giving the protein MPSKNIVAIGGGGFGRSLGSLEIEKYIVSLSNKKRPKICFIPTASGDSSLYKLNFYRAFSKLDCITSHIDFFSRTENLEEIVLTQDIIYVGGGNTKSMLAVWKEWNLHKILRNAYEKGIVMSGVSAGAICWFDKGITDSYARELAIIDCLGIVEGIACPHFDEEKEREPYVNDVIQKEIIKSCICIEGNCALHIKNDFDYTSIDFGNGKNCFRVARENNIVKKKII; this is encoded by the coding sequence ATGCCTAGTAAAAATATAGTGGCAATTGGGGGAGGGGGGTTTGGACGTTCATTAGGATCTCTTGAAATTGAAAAATATATAGTTTCTTTGAGTAATAAAAAAAGACCTAAAATTTGCTTTATTCCAACAGCATCTGGCGATAGTAGTTTGTACAAACTAAATTTTTATAGAGCATTTTCTAAACTTGATTGTATAACAAGCCATATTGATTTTTTCTCTAGAACAGAAAACTTAGAAGAGATAGTTTTAACTCAAGACATCATTTATGTTGGCGGAGGAAATACAAAAAGTATGTTAGCTGTTTGGAAAGAATGGAATTTACATAAAATTTTGCGAAATGCTTATGAAAAAGGAATTGTAATGAGTGGTGTAAGTGCTGGGGCTATTTGTTGGTTTGATAAAGGTATAACTGATTCTTATGCTAGAGAATTAGCTATAATTGATTGCTTAGGAATAGTTGAAGGTATTGCCTGCCCGCATTTCGATGAAGAGAAAGAGAGGGAACCTTACGTTAATGATGTTATTCAGAAAGAAATTATTAAATCTTGTATATGTATTGAGGGCAATTGTGCCTTGCATATTAAAAATGATTTTGACTATACCTCAATTGATTTTGGTAATGGTAAAAACTGTTTTAGAGTTGCAAGGGAAAATAATATAGTAAAGAAAAAAATTATTTGA
- a CDS encoding GNAT family N-acetyltransferase — protein MNLRQITIKDQLELKKVYFDSIQSLDEKIYSKEQKRAWSSQAWNNPNFDKSIIKGKGWLISKQGIIIAFATRYPIDRISLFYCKGEFQRKGYGSKLLHKLEDESKREGLDSLYTEASLISYELFLKNEWKIIRKEKVIINNIFFERYKMTKIIKIN, from the coding sequence ATGAATTTAAGACAAATTACCATTAAAGATCAACTGGAATTAAAGAAGGTTTATTTTGATTCAATTCAATCTTTAGATGAAAAAATTTATAGTAAAGAACAAAAAAGAGCCTGGTCAAGCCAAGCTTGGAATAACCCAAATTTTGATAAGTCAATAATTAAAGGAAAAGGATGGCTAATAAGTAAACAAGGCATTATTATTGCTTTTGCTACAAGATATCCCATTGACAGAATTTCTCTATTTTACTGTAAAGGTGAATTCCAAAGAAAAGGCTACGGCTCTAAGTTACTACATAAATTAGAAGATGAATCAAAGAGAGAAGGTTTAGACTCTCTTTACACTGAAGCGAGCTTAATAAGTTATGAATTATTTCTTAAAAATGAATGGAAAATTATACGTAAAGAAAAAGTTATTATAAATAACATTTTTTTTGAAAGATATAAAATGACTAAAATTATAAAAATTAATTAA
- a CDS encoding DCC1-like thiol-disulfide oxidoreductase family protein: MTSNYTFIYDGECPFCNHFAELLEIKSKLNNIKILDGRKNLTLIKSLLDKGYDLDKGAILLKDEEIFHGADAINTICKQINNPSSSLLLILSRVFKSTKRTNLIFPLLVRARRFALISKGISISLV; encoded by the coding sequence ATGACTTCCAACTATACCTTTATTTATGACGGAGAATGCCCATTTTGCAATCATTTTGCTGAGCTTCTTGAGATCAAAAGCAAGTTAAATAATATTAAAATTTTGGATGGTCGTAAAAATTTAACTCTAATTAAATCCCTCCTAGATAAAGGTTATGACCTTGATAAAGGAGCTATTCTCCTGAAAGATGAAGAGATCTTTCATGGGGCAGATGCAATTAATACTATTTGCAAACAAATAAATAATCCCTCAAGTAGTTTACTTTTGATACTATCTAGAGTGTTTAAATCAACTAAACGAACAAATTTGATATTTCCTTTACTAGTCAGAGCCAGAAGATTTGCATTGATATCAAAAGGTATATCAATATCCCTAGTATAA
- a CDS encoding NAD(P)-binding protein, whose product MKSDVTYDLLIIGGGISACVFASQYLKNNITKKVGLIEIGRGLGGRSSTRISKKYEGWKLNHGSPNFNISNSKNNLLLKRYIDELLRNKYIKIDDSEIIFLNEDSNLETIKKSEFSCGVNYLSLDSMSELSKKIIESNNLKEEIDFFFETLIVDMEFNDKEWLLTSKNGDKFKSKYLICSTNLLLHNRSLKILNLNQIPLRKAIPINSDKKIDLLLNFLENQTFIPRLTFLIYTNENYSYKDYYSKKQRYFYLKNNLEKKYRFERIIFQLQDNNKLGIVVHTKNLELINSYISAKDDEVFKQKIIKNFNKLFEENSLVHKLTYDENISIMKWRASQPSGLAVPLSLQFSRKYKIGFCGDWFEGDGFGRIEGSILSALILEKKIKELIK is encoded by the coding sequence ATGAAAAGTGATGTTACATATGACTTATTAATAATAGGTGGTGGCATATCTGCGTGTGTTTTCGCTTCACAGTATCTGAAAAATAATATTACAAAAAAAGTTGGATTAATTGAAATTGGTCGTGGACTTGGAGGGAGATCAAGTACAAGAATAAGCAAAAAATATGAAGGATGGAAACTAAATCATGGTTCTCCAAATTTTAATATATCTAATAGTAAAAATAATCTTCTATTAAAAAGATATATTGATGAATTATTGAGAAATAAATATATAAAAATTGACGACTCAGAAATAATTTTTTTAAATGAAGATTCTAATTTAGAAACTATAAAAAAATCTGAATTTTCTTGCGGGGTTAATTATTTATCTCTAGATTCCATGAGTGAATTATCGAAAAAGATAATTGAGTCAAATAATTTAAAAGAGGAAATTGATTTTTTCTTTGAAACTTTAATCGTTGATATGGAGTTTAATGATAAGGAATGGTTACTAACATCAAAAAATGGCGACAAATTCAAGTCTAAATATCTAATTTGTTCAACTAATTTGTTGTTACATAATAGGTCTTTAAAAATATTAAACCTAAATCAAATTCCATTAAGAAAAGCAATTCCTATTAATAGTGATAAAAAAATAGATTTACTATTAAATTTCTTAGAAAACCAAACATTTATTCCCAGGTTAACTTTTCTAATTTATACAAATGAAAATTATAGTTATAAAGATTATTATTCTAAAAAACAAAGGTATTTTTATTTAAAAAATAATTTAGAAAAAAAATATAGATTTGAAAGAATTATTTTTCAGCTGCAAGATAATAATAAATTAGGAATTGTAGTACATACAAAAAACTTAGAGTTAATTAATTCTTATATAAGTGCAAAAGATGATGAAGTTTTTAAACAAAAAATAATTAAAAATTTCAATAAATTGTTTGAAGAGAATTCTTTAGTACATAAATTAACTTATGATGAAAACATATCTATTATGAAATGGAGGGCTTCACAGCCTTCTGGCCTTGCCGTACCATTATCTTTACAATTTAGTAGAAAATATAAAATTGGATTTTGCGGAGACTGGTTTGAAGGAGATGGATTCGGCAGAATTGAAGGCTCAATTTTAAGTGCTTTAATATTAGAGAAAAAAATAAAAGAATTAATTAAATAA
- a CDS encoding uridine kinase family protein, protein MKLIFISGPSGSGKTTLSNQIIQKNKNGIVLSTDNYYKTGLISKLLPKFIEGFFDRSISFNNELFKKDFDFIYKNGISIYDRYYNFENKTIQNILNETNNISFLIVEGIFAKEFSNTLNNKDYIFLEIKTKKNECMKRVIQRDIKERGKNKKQAEHDFLKSWSIYYEKFKPHSIKNNTNKFIIEQNTDVAQIMKKLFN, encoded by the coding sequence ATGAAGCTTATTTTTATAAGTGGACCTTCCGGAAGCGGAAAAACAACTTTATCAAATCAAATAATACAAAAAAATAAAAATGGTATTGTTTTAAGTACCGACAATTACTATAAGACAGGGTTAATAAGTAAATTACTACCAAAATTTATAGAAGGTTTTTTTGATAGAAGTATTAGTTTTAATAACGAACTATTCAAAAAAGATTTTGATTTTATTTATAAGAATGGAATTTCAATCTATGATCGTTATTATAATTTCGAAAATAAAACAATTCAGAATATCTTAAACGAAACAAATAATATTAGTTTTTTAATTGTTGAAGGTATATTTGCTAAGGAATTCTCAAACACTTTAAATAATAAGGATTATATTTTTTTAGAAATAAAAACTAAAAAAAATGAGTGCATGAAAAGAGTTATCCAAAGAGATATAAAAGAAAGGGGAAAGAATAAAAAACAAGCTGAGCATGATTTCTTAAAATCATGGAGCATTTATTATGAAAAATTCAAACCTCATAGCATAAAAAATAATACAAACAAATTCATTATTGAACAAAACACTGATGTAGCTCAAATTATGAAAAAATTATTTAATTAA
- a CDS encoding DUF3303 domain-containing protein — protein MQLFLADCQFPDIENQVKAYQLFVEAWENGEIAKSDKTDKFEMLFRVHAPGEGRVVCLCKAESDKEIFEHFAPWRAKFGIHMEFTPVISCQNVVDYHKDLFKTLV, from the coding sequence ATGCAATTATTTCTTGCTGACTGCCAATTCCCTGATATTGAGAATCAAGTGAAAGCTTATCAATTATTCGTAGAAGCTTGGGAAAACGGTGAAATTGCAAAATCAGACAAAACAGATAAATTTGAAATGTTATTTAGAGTTCATGCTCCTGGGGAGGGTAGAGTAGTTTGTTTATGTAAGGCAGAGAGTGATAAAGAAATTTTCGAGCATTTTGCTCCATGGAGAGCCAAATTTGGAATTCATATGGAATTTACACCTGTAATAAGTTGTCAAAATGTTGTTGATTATCATAAAGATTTGTTCAAAACTTTAGTTTAA
- a CDS encoding MBL fold metallo-hydrolase — MTFEATYLGSNGWLIKFKKTNLIIDPWLKGDLIFPPGEWFFKGSLEEEISIDKKIDIILLTQGLPDHCHVPTLEMFRKDIPIICPKSAVETLKKIGFSSIKVIKPTEKTNLLNLSFEATAGAPVPQIENGYIVKDDLDNGFYIEPHGYLDENLNNQSLDAVITPTKNLELPLVGSFVRGADVIPKLINKFNPKYILSSTIGGDAKYSGFLNNFISVQDYEEELDCNLVDLKSMQSIMI; from the coding sequence ATGACTTTTGAAGCGACCTACCTTGGTTCAAATGGTTGGCTTATAAAATTTAAAAAAACAAATTTAATTATTGATCCTTGGCTCAAGGGAGATTTAATATTTCCTCCAGGTGAGTGGTTTTTTAAAGGATCATTAGAAGAAGAAATTTCAATAGATAAAAAAATAGATATTATTTTGTTAACCCAAGGATTACCTGACCACTGTCACGTTCCAACATTAGAAATGTTCAGAAAGGATATTCCTATAATTTGCCCTAAAAGTGCTGTTGAAACATTAAAAAAAATTGGTTTTAGTTCAATTAAAGTGATTAAGCCAACTGAAAAGACAAATCTTCTTAATTTAAGTTTTGAAGCAACTGCTGGTGCTCCAGTGCCACAAATAGAAAACGGATATATTGTTAAAGACGATCTAGATAATGGGTTTTATATAGAACCCCATGGATATCTTGATGAAAATTTAAACAATCAAAGTCTTGATGCAGTTATTACTCCTACTAAAAATTTAGAATTACCCCTAGTTGGTTCTTTTGTAAGAGGTGCTGATGTAATCCCTAAATTGATTAACAAATTCAATCCAAAATATATACTTTCAAGCACCATAGGTGGAGATGCAAAATATTCAGGTTTTTTAAATAATTTTATTTCAGTTCAGGATTATGAAGAGGAATTAGATTGTAATCTTGTAGATCTAAAGAGTATGCAATCTATTATGATTTAA